The following are encoded in a window of Candidatus Jordarchaeales archaeon genomic DNA:
- the hdrB gene encoding CoB--CoM heterodisulfide reductase subunit B, which produces MSKYAYFLGCLTPNRYPGIEAATIDLLRMFDIELDYMKGTSCCPAPGVFGSFDLETWLTVAARNISIAEEMGRDITLTCNGCFATLQEADHMLKGNRELVKLINNHLSKVGRQYKGTVNVVHVIEILYNEIGPEKIRDRVVQPLDGIKVACHYGCHFLKPSSVRQKGNPENPTMLEELVEAVGATPVEYKDKKMCCGAGGGVRAGKIDVALEMTRKKLDAMIEAGADCITTPCVFCQFQFDQGQTEINNKLGVEKYKVPVVFITQLIGLALGISPRRMGLHRHRIPVKPVLDKIFH; this is translated from the coding sequence ATGAGCAAGTACGCTTATTTCTTAGGTTGTTTAACCCCAAACAGGTATCCGGGTATTGAGGCGGCGACTATTGATCTTTTGAGGATGTTTGACATCGAACTTGACTACATGAAGGGTACTTCTTGCTGTCCTGCTCCGGGGGTTTTCGGTAGCTTCGACCTTGAAACTTGGCTCACTGTGGCGGCTAGGAACATTTCGATTGCCGAGGAAATGGGGAGGGATATCACGCTGACTTGTAACGGTTGCTTTGCCACTCTCCAAGAAGCAGACCACATGCTTAAGGGTAACAGGGAGCTTGTGAAGCTTATTAACAACCACCTGTCGAAGGTTGGTAGGCAGTATAAGGGGACGGTCAACGTAGTCCACGTGATAGAAATACTCTACAACGAAATAGGGCCGGAGAAGATAAGGGATAGGGTTGTCCAGCCGCTTGACGGAATCAAAGTTGCCTGTCATTACGGCTGCCACTTCCTTAAGCCGAGCTCTGTGAGGCAGAAGGGCAACCCGGAGAACCCGACTATGCTTGAGGAGCTCGTTGAAGCCGTAGGTGCAACACCAGTAGAATACAAGGATAAGAAGATGTGCTGCGGGGCAGGAGGAGGGGTCAGAGCTGGGAAGATAGATGTAGCATTAGAGATGACGCGGAAGAAGCTCGACGCCATGATCGAGGCGGGAGCAGACTGCATAACTACTCCATGCGTTTTCTGCCAGTTCCAGTTTGACCAGGGTCAGACAGAGATCAACAACAAGCTTGGGGTTGAGAAGTACAAGGTGCCAGTTGTCTTCATAACGCAACTTATTGGGTTAGCGCTGGGCATATCGCCGAGAAGGATGGGACTACACCGCCACAGAATACCAGTCAAACCCGTGCTTGATAAGATTTTCCACTAG
- a CDS encoding isocitrate/isopropylmalate dehydrogenase family protein yields MRRYEIAVLPGDGVGREVVPEAVKVLDTAASVAGGFDLDYVEVPCGGMYYLETGREWPEDAFDICKKADAILFGAVGWPEAVLPNGQLAGIRILLDIRFGLDLYANVRPARLYSGVEPLAPGKDKVDFVIVRENTEDLYAQIKGFLSRGEVEEAAVDVRILTRKGCERIIDYAFKLCLSRNGAPVDGRRRVTCVDKSNVLDGCKFFRKIFDEVAARYPGVEREYVYVDAMTQWMIRAPEHYDVIVTTNMFGDILSDLSSVLIGGMGMAPSGNIGDRHAMFEPVHGTAPDIAGKNMANPIGSILSAKMMLDWLAQRHSDESCRRAAQLIERGVAEVLAEGKVRTADLCKGRYANVKPSKTSEVGDAIARKIESLK; encoded by the coding sequence TTGAGGCGCTACGAGATTGCTGTCCTTCCAGGGGACGGTGTCGGCCGGGAGGTTGTCCCCGAAGCAGTCAAGGTTTTGGACACTGCTGCAAGCGTTGCCGGTGGCTTCGACCTTGACTACGTAGAGGTCCCGTGCGGTGGAATGTACTACTTGGAAACCGGACGAGAGTGGCCTGAAGACGCTTTCGACATTTGCAAGAAGGCTGACGCCATACTCTTCGGCGCGGTCGGATGGCCCGAAGCCGTTCTCCCGAACGGTCAGCTTGCAGGGATAAGGATACTCCTCGACATAAGGTTCGGCTTAGATCTTTATGCAAACGTTAGGCCCGCCCGCCTTTACAGTGGTGTTGAGCCTCTCGCCCCTGGAAAAGACAAGGTGGACTTCGTGATAGTGCGTGAGAACACCGAGGACCTTTACGCCCAGATTAAGGGATTCCTTAGCAGGGGTGAAGTTGAGGAGGCAGCCGTAGACGTGAGAATCCTGACAAGGAAAGGGTGCGAGAGGATCATAGACTACGCTTTCAAGCTTTGTTTGTCGAGGAACGGGGCTCCAGTTGATGGAAGGCGCAGGGTGACTTGCGTGGACAAGAGCAACGTGCTTGACGGGTGCAAATTCTTCAGGAAGATTTTCGATGAGGTTGCCGCTAGGTACCCGGGGGTTGAACGCGAGTACGTGTACGTGGATGCGATGACTCAGTGGATGATAAGGGCACCGGAACACTACGATGTTATAGTGACCACGAACATGTTCGGCGACATTCTTTCAGACCTCTCATCCGTGCTCATAGGAGGCATGGGGATGGCTCCAAGCGGGAACATAGGAGACAGGCACGCCATGTTCGAACCAGTACACGGGACAGCCCCAGACATAGCGGGAAAAAACATGGCAAACCCCATAGGCTCGATACTGTCGGCGAAAATGATGCTCGACTGGCTTGCCCAAAGACACAGCGATGAATCCTGCAGGAGAGCGGCACAACTAATAGAGCGCGGGGTGGCAGAAGTACTTGCAGAAGGAAAAGTGAGGACAGCAGACCTCTGCAAGGGAAGATACGCCAACGTCAAGCCAAGCAAGACAAGCGAAGTCGGAGACGCCATCGCCAGAAAAATAGAAAGCCTAAAGTAA
- a CDS encoding (Fe-S)-binding protein: protein MYRGDGEMEDLLALKKELFRCIHCKACMFSYSGEPDREGIGEYKGTLYEGMIEGCPSGSYYKLWEGYLNSGRMWIIRSMLEGSLVPSESVRDLIYPCTTCGNCQAQCENKLPTVELIEAARAACVEAGIPLLPKTAALGKNISQVNNPYAEKHEDRTKWLEGTKVKPKKDAKVAYFVGCTASYREKQVAKATAELLNKLGIEFAVLEDEVCCGSPLFRTGQRSEAKRVMNENLKTFKDYDTLVFSCAGCYRTFKVDYPKYSKSKLPFTPKHTIELVADLIGQGKIKFKGSYNKKVTWHDPCHLMRHIALDLEREELAKSTNWFLDEREIKRKKEEWYEIPRKILKAIPGLQLVEMYRIKEDAWCCGAGGGVKTQFPDLALWTGIERVKEAEATGAQAIVTSCPFCVRNLRDAVNASGSKIEVVELLELLNQLV from the coding sequence ATGTATCGTGGGGATGGCGAAATGGAAGACCTACTAGCATTAAAGAAGGAACTGTTCAGGTGCATACACTGCAAAGCATGCATGTTCTCCTACTCAGGAGAACCAGACAGGGAGGGCATCGGAGAGTACAAAGGCACGCTTTACGAAGGAATGATAGAAGGGTGCCCCTCTGGATCTTACTACAAGCTTTGGGAAGGCTACCTAAACAGTGGAAGAATGTGGATTATCAGGTCGATGCTTGAAGGAAGCCTTGTACCAAGTGAAAGTGTGAGAGACCTAATTTACCCCTGCACTACATGCGGCAACTGCCAGGCGCAGTGCGAGAACAAGCTGCCCACCGTCGAGCTTATTGAGGCTGCGAGGGCGGCCTGTGTCGAGGCGGGCATCCCATTACTGCCCAAGACCGCTGCTCTAGGCAAGAACATAAGTCAGGTTAACAACCCGTACGCTGAAAAACACGAGGATAGAACTAAGTGGCTTGAAGGAACAAAGGTCAAGCCCAAGAAGGATGCCAAAGTCGCATACTTCGTCGGTTGCACCGCTTCATACAGAGAGAAGCAGGTCGCTAAGGCGACCGCTGAACTTTTGAACAAGCTTGGAATAGAGTTCGCGGTGCTCGAAGACGAGGTCTGCTGCGGCTCCCCGCTCTTCAGAACGGGGCAGCGGAGTGAGGCTAAGAGAGTTATGAACGAGAACCTTAAGACGTTCAAGGACTATGATACGCTCGTGTTCAGCTGCGCCGGGTGCTACAGGACATTCAAGGTAGACTACCCCAAGTACAGTAAATCCAAGCTGCCGTTCACTCCGAAGCACACTATCGAGCTGGTAGCAGACCTGATAGGTCAGGGCAAGATAAAGTTCAAGGGAAGCTACAACAAGAAGGTAACCTGGCACGACCCATGCCACCTCATGAGACACATAGCCCTCGATCTTGAACGCGAGGAGCTAGCCAAGTCCACGAACTGGTTCCTCGACGAGAGGGAGATCAAGAGGAAGAAAGAAGAGTGGTATGAGATTCCGAGGAAAATACTCAAGGCAATACCTGGCCTACAACTAGTCGAAATGTACAGAATAAAGGAAGACGCATGGTGCTGTGGAGCGGGTGGTGGAGTTAAGACCCAGTTCCCCGACCTCGCGCTGTGGACTGGCATAGAGAGAGTTAAAGAAGCAGAGGCTACAGGCGCCCAAGCCATAGTGACTTCCTGCCCGTTCTGCGTCAGGAACCTGAGAGACGCCGTCAACGCTAGCGGGTCAAAAATCGAAGTAGTAGAACTACTAGAGTTGCTCAACCAGCTGGTTTAA
- the ppcA gene encoding phosphoenolpyruvate carboxylase → MKVKVKLVFVKLRVIPRTMSTQHPDNATVPQWCKGEVLEGEDEVYEAFFAFSELGCQEVMWDAEGKDVDTHVMRKLLLNYGEYFRENVIGRDIFLTYRLPNPRVEEAEKKIIVESLASIPVNFDVSSKFYNVEVTPIFEVILPFTTNGRELLWLYNYYRRAVAGIQEIELDDSVKVVDWLGCFKPPTIEVIPLIEDMESLLRADKIVAEYINVVHPPYLRTFLARSDPALNYGIIPAVLLSKIALSMLARVEEETGTPIYPIIGVGTLPFRGHLSPNNIKNFLEEYKGVCTVTIQSALKYDHPLEEVKKTVKSLNTLLPYGKQQVIEPHEEEILISVIQKLKASYQEVVTNLASLINDVASLVPKRRSRKLHIGLFGYSRSLGGVTLPRAIPFAAALYTLGIPPELIGLRALENLNEEEWDTLNMYYVNLKHDVQTAAEHLSYENINAISGACSKIARKVGAQEEKLALAITKILEDIEVAQNYLQVKVGPRSLTQRKHANTINNFLISYLEENNGEARRYLYEAAKIRKCLG, encoded by the coding sequence GTGAAGGTAAAAGTTAAGTTGGTGTTTGTCAAGTTGAGAGTTATACCTCGTACAATGTCAACCCAGCACCCGGACAATGCTACTGTCCCCCAGTGGTGTAAAGGCGAGGTGCTCGAGGGAGAGGACGAAGTCTACGAAGCCTTCTTCGCCTTCAGCGAGCTTGGATGCCAGGAGGTCATGTGGGACGCTGAGGGAAAGGACGTCGACACCCATGTGATGAGAAAACTCCTCCTCAACTACGGAGAGTACTTCAGGGAAAACGTGATCGGAAGGGACATCTTCCTTACCTACAGGCTTCCAAACCCGAGGGTCGAAGAAGCCGAAAAGAAGATCATAGTTGAGAGCCTTGCGAGCATACCCGTAAATTTCGATGTCTCATCAAAATTCTACAACGTGGAGGTAACACCGATATTCGAGGTCATACTTCCCTTCACCACGAATGGTAGAGAACTACTCTGGCTCTACAACTACTATAGAAGAGCAGTCGCCGGAATACAGGAAATAGAACTCGACGACTCAGTGAAGGTGGTGGACTGGCTTGGATGCTTCAAACCCCCGACCATAGAGGTTATCCCCTTAATAGAGGACATGGAAAGCCTCCTGAGAGCCGACAAGATAGTTGCCGAATACATCAACGTGGTTCACCCGCCTTACCTCAGAACGTTCCTCGCAAGGTCCGATCCAGCCTTGAACTATGGCATCATACCAGCAGTCCTTCTCTCCAAGATAGCTCTTTCAATGCTTGCGAGAGTGGAGGAGGAGACGGGGACACCGATATACCCCATAATAGGCGTTGGAACACTGCCTTTCAGGGGGCACCTCTCGCCTAACAACATCAAAAACTTTCTCGAAGAGTATAAGGGGGTCTGCACCGTAACAATACAGTCGGCGCTAAAATACGACCACCCGTTGGAAGAGGTCAAGAAAACCGTGAAATCGCTCAACACCCTACTACCTTACGGCAAGCAGCAGGTCATAGAACCACACGAAGAAGAAATTTTGATTAGCGTGATACAAAAACTCAAGGCAAGCTACCAGGAGGTTGTAACAAACTTAGCATCACTCATAAACGACGTTGCATCTCTTGTCCCAAAGAGAAGGTCTAGAAAACTTCACATAGGGCTTTTCGGCTACAGTAGAAGCTTAGGCGGCGTTACGTTACCAAGAGCCATACCTTTCGCGGCAGCACTCTACACGCTAGGAATACCTCCCGAACTCATAGGGTTAAGGGCGCTGGAAAACCTGAACGAGGAAGAATGGGACACGCTAAACATGTACTACGTCAACCTTAAACACGATGTACAAACAGCCGCGGAACACCTATCATACGAAAACATAAACGCCATCAGCGGGGCATGCTCGAAAATAGCTAGAAAAGTCGGGGCACAAGAGGAAAAGCTAGCCCTCGCCATAACAAAGATACTCGAAGACATAGAAGTAGCCCAAAACTACCTGCAAGTAAAAGTGGGGCCTAGGAGCCTCACCCAGAGAAAGCACGCGAACACCATAAACAACTTCCTCATATCCTACCTGGAAGAAAACAACGGGGAAGCGCGAAGATACCTCTACGAAGCGGCAAAAATAAGAAAGTGCCTAGGATGA
- the hisS gene encoding histidine--tRNA ligase: MSTRYSIPRGFRDFPPEVLLLRKRVISVIEDVFERYGFDPLETPAIEYWETLKGKYGEEVESKLLYRFQDPWSGEWLALRYDLTVPLARFVASNPPTLPFKRYHIGRVWRHERPQKGRYREFWQCDADIVGSPYPEADAEIVDVVCDVMESLGYKEFRVRLNDRRLLKGIFEEEFNISRYGEGKVLEVFRAIDKLEKIGESGVRGELLKAGLGEAEVEKIMETVGVSGNPEKSLDELEDKFGRNANVRTAVGHLRELMDLSSHKNNIVLDLSMVRGLDYYTGPILEVYVDEPRIGALAGGGRYDDLIERYGGPKTPSTGVSIGLERIIDAGLELGLFSLEKKTCTQVFVISLDEKCKGYARKVAEEMRKEGLKTQVDLMRRSHKKQLEYSEKKGIRALVFVGEKEESTGTVTVYLRDEKKRYEQIPLSEAVELLRKTAR, from the coding sequence GTGTCGACCAGGTATAGTATTCCCCGCGGCTTCAGAGACTTCCCCCCAGAAGTCCTCCTCTTAAGGAAGAGAGTTATAAGTGTGATCGAGGACGTCTTTGAACGCTACGGGTTCGACCCTTTGGAGACACCCGCAATAGAGTACTGGGAGACGTTGAAGGGCAAGTATGGGGAGGAGGTTGAATCCAAGCTTCTCTACCGCTTCCAGGACCCGTGGAGCGGCGAGTGGCTTGCCCTCAGATACGACCTCACAGTGCCCCTTGCCAGGTTTGTCGCCAGCAACCCTCCAACGCTGCCATTCAAAAGGTACCACATTGGCCGCGTCTGGAGACATGAAAGGCCCCAGAAGGGGCGCTACAGGGAGTTCTGGCAGTGTGATGCGGACATAGTCGGATCACCCTACCCTGAAGCTGACGCTGAGATAGTCGATGTCGTGTGTGACGTGATGGAATCACTCGGCTACAAGGAGTTCAGAGTAAGACTGAACGACAGACGCCTCTTGAAAGGTATATTCGAGGAGGAGTTCAACATTTCCCGCTATGGTGAAGGGAAAGTCTTAGAGGTGTTCAGAGCTATAGACAAGCTCGAGAAGATAGGGGAGAGTGGGGTGAGAGGCGAGCTACTCAAGGCAGGGCTGGGGGAAGCTGAGGTCGAAAAGATAATGGAGACCGTGGGGGTTTCGGGAAACCCGGAAAAGTCGCTCGACGAGCTGGAGGACAAATTTGGGCGTAACGCCAACGTTAGGACAGCGGTCGGACACTTGCGTGAACTAATGGACCTTTCTAGTCACAAGAACAACATAGTGCTCGACCTAAGCATGGTGAGGGGGCTAGATTATTACACCGGGCCAATACTTGAAGTCTACGTGGACGAGCCTAGGATAGGCGCACTGGCGGGAGGAGGAAGATACGATGACCTCATAGAGCGCTACGGCGGTCCTAAGACTCCCTCGACGGGTGTGAGCATAGGGCTTGAGAGGATCATAGACGCCGGGCTGGAGTTGGGGCTTTTCAGCCTCGAAAAGAAAACGTGTACACAGGTTTTCGTCATATCTTTGGATGAGAAGTGTAAAGGCTACGCTCGCAAAGTTGCTGAAGAGATGCGAAAGGAGGGATTGAAGACTCAAGTGGACCTTATGAGGAGAAGCCACAAGAAGCAGCTTGAGTACTCGGAGAAGAAGGGGATACGCGCCCTGGTATTCGTCGGGGAGAAAGAGGAGTCAACTGGAACCGTGACAGTCTACCTGAGGGATGAAAAAAAGCGCTACGAACAAATACCCCTCAGCGAGGCGGTCGAGCTTCTAAGAAAGACTGCGCGGTAG
- a CDS encoding 4Fe-4S dicluster domain-containing protein, with the protein MGAFAPGGLESAATLPKNILKYCMQCSLCSSVCPTARLVKEFNPRRIVWGAILGLEDDAVENGSVWFCLSCHLCSEVCPMKVKVSSLMTFFKNLLAERGKIPEGVLQEASMIFKTGRGVPYSPAVEKRRASLSLPPLPPVDIEEIKKLLGRLKLPIEGGEGK; encoded by the coding sequence TTGGGTGCATTCGCTCCCGGTGGTCTCGAAAGCGCGGCAACGCTTCCGAAAAATATCTTGAAATACTGCATGCAGTGCTCGCTGTGCTCGAGCGTCTGCCCCACAGCCCGCCTCGTCAAAGAGTTTAACCCTAGACGCATAGTTTGGGGAGCGATCCTGGGTCTCGAGGATGACGCTGTGGAAAACGGCAGCGTGTGGTTCTGCCTTAGTTGCCACCTCTGCTCCGAGGTATGCCCCATGAAGGTGAAGGTTTCAAGCCTGATGACGTTCTTCAAAAACCTGCTCGCTGAAAGGGGGAAAATCCCAGAGGGGGTCCTACAGGAGGCGAGCATGATTTTCAAGACTGGGAGAGGGGTGCCATACTCGCCCGCCGTCGAGAAGAGGAGGGCTTCTCTATCGCTTCCCCCACTTCCACCCGTTGACATCGAGGAGATTAAAAAGCTGCTGGGCAGGCTGAAGCTACCGATCGAGGGAGGAGAGGGGAAATGA
- a CDS encoding CoB--CoM heterodisulfide reductase iron-sulfur subunit B family protein yields MTDYSLFLGCIIPLRFPFLEASSRKVLDLLGVRCETLKGASCCPDPVGVQSVSFKAWLYIAARNLALAEEEGRDVLTLCSGCFETLKTAREILLQSPELMEEVNEALKSIDREFKGEVDVVHLVEAIYRVGPGKVRNMVVRELDAGVAVHYGCHLLRPSEHLRFDDPENPRKLDELVEALGARSVEYEYKHLCCGATVGNVKRDLAHEYVKWKLKFIARSGAECMVVACPFCFAQYDLGQVELSRRGERFNLPVFYYPEMLGLALGCSYRELGLHMHRTSVEPFLRKHIL; encoded by the coding sequence ATGACGGATTATTCGCTCTTCTTGGGGTGCATTATCCCCTTACGGTTCCCCTTCCTTGAAGCGTCCTCGAGGAAAGTGCTTGACCTTCTGGGCGTGAGGTGTGAAACGCTTAAGGGTGCAAGTTGCTGCCCCGACCCTGTTGGCGTCCAGTCTGTTAGCTTCAAGGCGTGGCTTTACATTGCTGCTAGGAACCTAGCGCTCGCCGAGGAGGAGGGGAGGGACGTTTTGACTCTTTGCAGCGGGTGCTTTGAGACCCTTAAGACCGCCAGGGAGATTCTGCTGCAGAGCCCCGAGCTCATGGAGGAGGTGAACGAGGCCCTAAAGAGCATAGATAGGGAGTTTAAGGGGGAGGTAGACGTCGTGCACCTAGTCGAAGCTATATACAGAGTTGGGCCCGGAAAGGTGAGAAACATGGTTGTGAGGGAGCTAGACGCCGGGGTGGCGGTTCACTACGGGTGCCACTTGTTGAGGCCAAGCGAGCACCTTAGGTTCGACGACCCGGAGAACCCGAGGAAGCTGGATGAGCTCGTCGAGGCGCTCGGTGCCCGGAGCGTTGAGTACGAGTACAAGCACCTGTGCTGCGGGGCGACTGTGGGCAACGTCAAGAGGGATTTAGCCCACGAGTACGTTAAGTGGAAGCTTAAGTTTATCGCTAGATCGGGGGCGGAGTGCATGGTTGTAGCCTGCCCCTTCTGCTTTGCGCAGTACGACCTTGGACAGGTAGAGCTCAGTAGGAGGGGGGAGAGGTTCAACCTGCCAGTCTTCTACTACCCTGAAATGCTCGGCCTAGCTTTAGGTTGCAGCTATAGGGAGCTTGGGCTACACATGCACAGGACGAGCGTGGAGCCCTTCCTGAGAAAACACATACTTTAA
- the endA gene encoding tRNA-intron lyase, with product MEEEREEQQEGLFFKEEGEEELEVFSGLLRDDEVVVSEEEGRKIYEKGSYGEFEGDGKLHLTPVEALLLVERGRLIVKDEEGREYAFRDLVKHFSKRDPKVWVRYLVYRDLRSRGYVVKQGFGGGIDFRLYPRGCKAGEEVAKNLIYIVTEGTPIDLKELDRVTKLAVSTRKQLTMALVNRQGDVVYYNVLQLAF from the coding sequence ATGGAGGAAGAAAGGGAAGAGCAGCAAGAGGGGTTATTCTTCAAAGAGGAAGGAGAGGAAGAACTAGAGGTCTTCTCCGGCCTGCTGAGAGACGACGAGGTTGTCGTAAGCGAAGAGGAGGGCAGAAAGATATACGAGAAAGGTAGCTACGGCGAGTTTGAAGGCGACGGCAAGCTCCACCTAACACCGGTTGAAGCCCTGCTACTTGTGGAGCGTGGAAGACTCATAGTTAAGGACGAAGAAGGGAGGGAGTACGCGTTCCGCGACCTTGTGAAGCACTTCAGTAAAAGGGATCCAAAAGTCTGGGTGCGGTACCTCGTCTACAGGGACTTGAGGAGCAGAGGGTATGTTGTCAAGCAGGGCTTCGGCGGCGGAATAGACTTCAGGTTATACCCGAGGGGTTGCAAGGCTGGAGAGGAAGTGGCGAAGAACCTCATATACATTGTTACCGAGGGAACCCCCATAGACCTTAAGGAGCTCGACCGCGTCACCAAGCTCGCAGTTAGCACGAGGAAGCAGCTCACGATGGCTTTAGTAAACAGGCAAGGGGACGTAGTGTACTACAACGTGTTGCAGCTCGCGTTCTAA
- a CDS encoding hydrogenase 3 maturation endopeptidase HyCI, whose amino-acid sequence MLAGKLRELLKGARRVAVIGVGSRFRGDDALGLEVARRLKGAGLRGVLVVEAETVPENFTGELRRFHPSHVLLVDAAHFGGKPGDVVVASGSSSMRGVSFSTHHMPLSMFARFVEASIGSTVVLVGVQPGSLHGEGLSPEVEDAVSILTKILSEVLSELPGLEAVSEIGEN is encoded by the coding sequence TTGCTTGCCGGCAAACTGAGGGAGTTGCTTAAGGGGGCACGTAGGGTCGCAGTGATAGGCGTGGGGAGCAGGTTTAGGGGGGATGACGCGCTAGGTCTGGAAGTAGCCAGGAGGCTTAAAGGAGCCGGGCTGAGGGGCGTGCTGGTGGTGGAGGCTGAAACCGTGCCTGAGAACTTCACAGGCGAGCTTAGAAGGTTCCACCCAAGCCACGTCTTGCTCGTGGACGCAGCGCACTTTGGAGGTAAACCGGGGGATGTCGTCGTAGCGTCCGGCTCCTCATCCATGCGCGGAGTTTCTTTCTCGACGCACCACATGCCGCTTTCCATGTTCGCAAGATTCGTTGAGGCATCAATAGGCTCAACGGTCGTCCTGGTTGGGGTCCAGCCGGGTAGCCTCCACGGGGAGGGGCTCTCACCCGAGGTGGAAGACGCGGTGTCAATTCTCACAAAGATTTTAAGCGAAGTCCTTTCAGAATTACCGGGCTTAGAGGCGGTGTCCGAAATTGGAGAGAATTAG
- the thpR gene encoding RNA 2',3'-cyclic phosphodiesterase has protein sequence MERIRAFIAVDVQDPGVLEMVRRIQEDLSRHVKAKFVELENIHFTLKFLGEISEEAVEEVHGVMKELKFEPFELRLCGVGCFPDARRVNVIWIGAREGGDKLTLLANELERKLRRLGFEPEQRPFTPHATIARVKYVQSREGLVSTLEKMKNLEIGRIVVDSVKLKKSQLTPKGPIYTTLRSVP, from the coding sequence TTGGAGAGAATTAGGGCTTTCATAGCGGTGGACGTCCAGGATCCGGGCGTTCTCGAAATGGTTAGGCGGATACAAGAAGATCTTTCGCGCCACGTGAAAGCTAAGTTCGTCGAGCTTGAGAACATCCACTTCACATTGAAGTTTCTGGGGGAGATAAGCGAGGAAGCAGTGGAGGAAGTTCACGGGGTCATGAAGGAGCTGAAGTTTGAGCCATTCGAGCTGAGGCTGTGCGGGGTAGGCTGCTTCCCCGACGCGAGGAGAGTAAACGTGATATGGATTGGGGCCCGCGAGGGGGGCGATAAGCTCACCCTTCTGGCAAACGAGCTGGAGAGAAAGCTTAGGAGGCTGGGCTTCGAGCCCGAGCAGAGGCCGTTCACCCCGCACGCCACGATAGCTAGGGTGAAATACGTCCAAAGCCGCGAGGGTCTCGTTTCAACCCTTGAAAAGATGAAAAACTTGGAGATTGGTAGGATAGTCGTCGACTCGGTCAAGCTTAAGAAGAGCCAGCTGACGCCTAAGGGGCCAATATACACGACGCTTAGAAGCGTCCCGTGA